One window of the Arthrobacter sp. D5-1 genome contains the following:
- a CDS encoding MmgE/PrpD family protein, with the protein MVKNHHVRVYKSEENLPREEQLAHKIAVVAADPVEVTPEVTDMVINRIIDNASVAIASLNRAPIVAARAQALTHSPSANGKGAHVFGITEQVSPEWAAWANGVAVRELDYHDTFLAADYSHPGDNIPPILAVAQHVGSNGADLVRAIATGYEIQVNLVKAICLHKHKIDHVAHLGPSAAAGIGTLLGLDVETIFQSVGQALHTTTATRQSRKGEISTWKAHAPAFAGKMAVEAVDRSMRGQTSPVPIYEGEDGVIAWMLDGPDASYEVPLPLPGEAKRAILDTYTKEHSAEYQAQAWIDLARKLNREHPETTDPANVESVLIKTSHHTHYVIGSGANDPQKYSPTASRETLDHSIPYIFTVALQDGAWHHVDSYAPERAARPDTVELWHKVTTVEDPEWTRRYHSLDIAEKAFGGSVEITLNDGTVITDEIAVADAHPLGARPFAREQYVNKFRTLAAGLVEEAEIERFLAAVERVTELAEGELDQLNITAAPGVINLEAAPKGLF; encoded by the coding sequence ATGGTCAAGAACCATCACGTCCGCGTTTACAAGAGCGAAGAGAACCTCCCCCGCGAGGAGCAGCTGGCGCATAAGATCGCCGTGGTCGCCGCTGATCCCGTCGAGGTCACCCCCGAGGTCACCGACATGGTGATCAACCGGATCATCGACAACGCCTCTGTGGCCATCGCCTCGCTGAACCGGGCACCGATCGTCGCAGCCCGCGCCCAGGCATTGACCCACTCCCCGTCGGCGAACGGCAAGGGAGCCCACGTCTTCGGCATCACCGAGCAGGTCTCCCCCGAGTGGGCCGCCTGGGCCAACGGTGTGGCCGTGCGCGAACTGGACTATCACGACACGTTCCTGGCCGCGGACTACTCCCACCCGGGCGACAACATCCCGCCGATCCTGGCCGTCGCCCAGCACGTGGGCTCCAACGGTGCGGATCTGGTCCGTGCCATTGCTACCGGGTACGAGATCCAGGTGAACCTGGTCAAGGCCATCTGCCTGCACAAGCACAAGATCGACCACGTGGCCCACCTCGGCCCCTCCGCCGCGGCCGGTATCGGCACGTTGTTGGGATTGGATGTTGAGACGATCTTCCAGTCCGTGGGCCAGGCCCTCCACACCACCACCGCCACCCGGCAGTCCCGCAAGGGCGAAATCTCCACCTGGAAAGCCCACGCCCCGGCCTTCGCAGGCAAAATGGCCGTCGAAGCCGTGGACCGCTCCATGCGCGGCCAGACCTCGCCCGTGCCGATCTACGAGGGCGAAGACGGCGTGATCGCCTGGATGCTCGACGGCCCGGACGCCTCCTACGAGGTTCCGTTGCCGTTGCCCGGTGAAGCCAAGCGCGCCATCCTGGACACCTACACCAAGGAGCACTCAGCCGAGTACCAGGCCCAGGCCTGGATCGACCTCGCCCGCAAGCTGAACCGCGAGCACCCCGAAACCACGGACCCGGCCAACGTGGAATCCGTGCTGATCAAGACCAGCCACCACACGCACTACGTGATCGGCTCCGGCGCGAACGATCCCCAGAAGTACTCCCCCACCGCATCCCGCGAAACCCTGGACCACTCCATCCCGTACATCTTCACGGTCGCGTTGCAGGACGGCGCGTGGCACCACGTGGACTCCTACGCCCCCGAACGCGCAGCACGCCCGGACACCGTGGAACTCTGGCACAAGGTCACCACCGTCGAGGACCCGGAATGGACCCGCCGCTACCACTCCCTGGACATCGCAGAGAAAGCCTTCGGCGGTTCCGTGGAAATCACCCTCAACGACGGCACGGTGATCACCGATGAAATCGCCGTGGCCGACGCCCACCCGCTCGGCGCCCGGCCGTTCGCCCGCGAGCAATACGTCAACAAGTTCCGCACCCTCGCTGCAGGACTCGTGGAGGAAGCCGAAATCGAGAGGTTCCTCGCCGCCGTCGAACGCGTCACCGAACTGGCCGAAGGCGAACTGGACCAGCTGAACATCACCGCAGCCCCCGGCGTGATCAACCTCGAAGCAGCTCCGAAGGGACTGTTCTAA
- the prpB gene encoding methylisocitrate lyase — MLYSKVTPEQKRVKLRELLASGTVQQFPGAFNPLSARLIEEKGFAGVYISGAVLANDLGLPDIGLTTLTEVATRAGQIARMTDLPSLVDADTGFGEPMNVARTIQELENAGLAGCHIEDQFNPKRCGHLDGKNVVDIDTATKRIRAAADARRDPNFLIMARTDIRAVEGIQAAQDRAKALVDAGADAIFPEAMRDLSEFQAIRDAVDVPILANMTEFGKSELFTVDQLQGVGVNMVIYPVTLLRIAMGAAERTLESIRAAGTQEAEVENMLTRARLYELVDYEAYNQFDTGVFNFQVPGVR, encoded by the coding sequence ATGCTGTACTCCAAAGTCACTCCCGAACAAAAGCGGGTGAAGCTGCGGGAATTGCTGGCCTCCGGGACCGTTCAGCAGTTCCCGGGCGCCTTCAACCCGCTCTCGGCCCGGCTCATCGAGGAAAAAGGCTTCGCCGGCGTCTACATCTCCGGCGCGGTCCTGGCCAACGACCTCGGCCTGCCGGACATCGGCCTGACCACCCTGACCGAGGTAGCCACCCGCGCCGGGCAGATCGCCCGCATGACCGATTTGCCGTCCTTGGTGGACGCCGACACCGGCTTCGGTGAACCCATGAACGTGGCCCGCACCATCCAGGAACTCGAGAACGCGGGCCTGGCCGGTTGCCACATTGAGGACCAGTTCAACCCGAAACGCTGCGGACACCTGGACGGCAAGAACGTCGTCGACATCGACACCGCCACCAAACGCATCCGCGCCGCAGCAGACGCCCGACGCGACCCGAACTTCCTCATCATGGCCCGCACGGACATCCGCGCAGTCGAAGGAATCCAGGCCGCTCAGGACCGTGCCAAAGCCCTCGTAGACGCCGGCGCTGATGCGATCTTCCCCGAAGCCATGCGTGATTTGAGCGAGTTCCAGGCGATCCGCGACGCCGTGGACGTGCCGATCCTGGCCAACATGACCGAGTTCGGCAAAAGCGAGCTCTTCACCGTCGACCAACTCCAAGGAGTCGGGGTGAACATGGTCATCTACCCCGTCACCCTGCTCCGCATTGCCATGGGCGCTGCAGAGCGTACTCTGGAATCGATCAGGGCTGCGGGGACCCAAGAGGCGGAAGTGGAAAACATGCTCACGCGTGCACGCCTCTACGAACTCGTCGACTACGAGGCATACAACCAATTCGATACCGGCGTTTTTAACTTCCAGGTTCCTGGCGTCCGCTAG
- a CDS encoding GntR family transcriptional regulator: MRASDRAYNALREDIIEWRLRPGTVLAEVEQSERLGVSRTPIREALGRLTAEGLTTAAGGRGVVVTDISLESIDELFELRETLEVRAAALAAQRGEPGIFAELHTQLLLAPELLRDDDPARHEYYALVGRLDDAIDAAVSNSYLAQAMRSLRVHLVRVRRLAADDTARLHAAAAEHAAIAEAIAAGKPRLAEAATTVHLHRSLTHVKATHTTALKQPA, translated from the coding sequence ATGCGCGCCAGTGATCGGGCTTACAACGCCCTCCGAGAAGACATCATTGAATGGCGCCTGCGGCCAGGTACTGTCTTGGCGGAAGTGGAGCAGTCCGAACGTCTCGGGGTGTCCCGGACGCCGATCCGTGAGGCGCTGGGCCGGCTCACCGCGGAGGGATTGACGACGGCGGCAGGAGGCCGCGGCGTCGTCGTGACCGATATTTCGCTTGAGAGCATCGACGAGTTGTTCGAGTTGCGCGAAACCCTTGAAGTGAGGGCCGCGGCGTTGGCTGCCCAGCGTGGGGAACCAGGGATCTTCGCCGAGTTGCATACCCAGCTGCTGCTGGCCCCAGAACTGCTCCGCGACGACGATCCCGCGCGCCATGAGTACTACGCCTTGGTGGGTCGCCTGGATGACGCCATCGACGCTGCGGTCTCCAATTCCTACCTTGCCCAGGCGATGCGCAGCTTGCGCGTCCACTTGGTCCGGGTCCGCCGCCTGGCCGCCGATGACACTGCCAGGCTCCACGCGGCAGCCGCGGAACATGCCGCGATTGCCGAGGCCATCGCCGCGGGCAAACCACGGCTGGCCGAGGCCGCCACCACAGTCCACTTGCACCGCAGCCTCACCCACGTTAAAGCCACCCACACCACTGCCCTGAAACAGCCTGCCTAG
- a CDS encoding sensor histidine kinase: MFHSWSIARRLFVANLLFVLVLTAVFGAFSVVEARDRAYDNAGGRMLAVATSIADNPLVLDAASAAEPSATLQPYALDVMDDADADFITIMAPDRTRWTHPRVEELGKPYIGTIEPALRGETFTEVTAGTLGPSVRTIAPVKAADGTVKALVAAGVTVRTVDTDVAERLGVIGGIALVVLSFGSVASWLLGRYLRSVTRGWGPEQLAQLFAYYESVLHSVREGVILIDNHGKAVMYNDQAAELLGLQPSDADRSPVDAPKLADLPFDGSLRALFESGRPAHDEIHLTGSRILVVNQAPAVGPVPERSRQKPAVYGTVATIRDRTEIESLGSELQTMKTLSDALRAQTHEHANRLHMIVSLLELGRTPQALDFATKDLELSQQLTDDMVASVDEPVMSALVMGKAAEAHERGVELEVRTSGSSGVRGLEIQDLVTILGNLLDNAIDAAAAGDFPRKVELDVEAGPAAVEFTVRDSGSGINPESIDDVLQYGFSTKSPDKNPRGSHGRGVGLALVRQAVDRLNGTMTISNPGGAQFHVVLPASVPEEEKA; the protein is encoded by the coding sequence GTGTTTCACAGCTGGAGCATCGCCCGCAGGTTGTTTGTGGCAAACCTCCTGTTCGTCCTGGTCCTGACGGCGGTGTTTGGAGCCTTTTCCGTGGTGGAAGCCCGGGACAGGGCCTACGACAACGCCGGGGGTCGAATGCTCGCCGTGGCGACATCCATTGCCGACAACCCGTTGGTCCTGGACGCGGCTTCAGCTGCGGAGCCCTCTGCTACGCTGCAGCCCTACGCGCTGGACGTCATGGACGATGCTGATGCCGATTTCATCACCATCATGGCTCCGGACAGGACGCGCTGGACGCACCCGAGGGTCGAAGAACTCGGCAAGCCGTACATCGGAACCATTGAGCCCGCGCTGCGGGGCGAGACGTTCACGGAGGTCACGGCAGGCACCTTGGGTCCGTCGGTTCGAACCATCGCACCGGTCAAAGCTGCCGACGGAACCGTCAAAGCCCTGGTGGCAGCGGGAGTTACCGTCCGGACGGTAGATACGGATGTGGCCGAGCGCCTGGGGGTGATCGGAGGCATAGCACTGGTGGTGTTGAGCTTTGGCTCCGTCGCTTCGTGGCTCCTTGGGCGGTATCTGAGATCGGTAACGCGGGGCTGGGGACCGGAACAGCTCGCTCAGCTGTTTGCCTACTACGAGTCGGTCCTGCACTCCGTACGCGAGGGTGTGATCCTGATCGATAACCACGGCAAGGCAGTCATGTATAACGACCAAGCCGCCGAGTTGCTGGGCCTGCAGCCTTCGGACGCCGACCGTTCCCCTGTCGATGCCCCGAAACTCGCTGATCTCCCCTTCGACGGCAGCCTGCGGGCGCTGTTCGAATCCGGCAGGCCAGCACACGACGAGATTCACCTGACCGGTTCCCGGATCCTGGTAGTGAACCAGGCCCCCGCAGTAGGGCCGGTGCCTGAGCGCAGCCGACAGAAACCGGCGGTCTACGGCACAGTGGCCACCATCCGCGACCGTACCGAGATCGAATCCCTGGGCTCGGAACTCCAGACCATGAAAACCCTCTCGGATGCGCTGCGCGCGCAGACACATGAACACGCAAACCGGCTTCACATGATCGTCTCCCTGCTGGAACTTGGCCGCACACCCCAGGCTTTGGACTTTGCCACCAAGGACCTTGAACTCAGCCAGCAACTCACCGACGACATGGTGGCGTCGGTGGATGAGCCCGTCATGAGCGCCTTGGTGATGGGCAAGGCGGCAGAAGCCCACGAACGCGGGGTGGAGTTGGAGGTCCGGACGTCAGGGAGTTCCGGTGTCCGTGGCCTGGAGATCCAGGACCTGGTGACGATCCTCGGAAACCTGCTGGACAATGCCATTGATGCCGCGGCTGCCGGTGACTTCCCACGGAAGGTGGAGCTGGACGTGGAAGCCGGACCTGCCGCCGTCGAATTCACGGTCCGGGACTCCGGGAGTGGCATCAATCCGGAGTCCATTGACGACGTACTGCAGTACGGCTTCAGCACGAAGTCTCCGGACAAAAACCCGCGCGGCTCCCACGGGCGCGGCGTTGGCCTGGCACTGGTGCGCCAGGCCGTGGATCGGCTCAACGGTACGATGACCATCAGCAATCCCGGCGGAGCACAATTCCATGTAGTGCTGCCCGCGTCGGTTCCTGAGGAAGAGAAGGCATGA